TCGAACGGGCGAACGCTCCAGCCACTTCGGAACGACACCTGAAGGTAGCCCTCTCGTTCCAGGCGATAGAGCGCATCACGGACTGGCGTACGCGACACCGTGTGGCGCGTTGCCATCTCGGTTTCGGTAAATCGATCGCCAGGCAAGAAAACGAAGTCGAAGATATCCTTCTTGATTCGTTCGTACACCTGATCCGCGAGCTGATTCGTCTTGTTCGGGATGGGTCGAAGCTGTTCCATGTTTCACCTTTCTGTGCCGGGCGATGAGGCAATGCGTGAAGGTCAAGCTAGAGCAGGAAGCGTAGCCCCACGATGAGCAGGACGCCACCGAAGGACAGCCGAATGAGTTGCGGAGGCAGCGAGTGGGCGAGGATCACGCCAAGCCTTGCGAAGGGAACGCTGGTCAGGGCAAGGCAGATGAAGGCCGGCCACATGATGTAGCCAAGCGACCATTCGGGTAGCGAAGGATGTCCCCAACCCACGATGGCAAAGCTCACGGCACCGACGAGTGCGATCGGCATCCCGCACGCTGAAGAGGTCCCGACGGCCAAGGGCAGGGGCGCGCCGCAGCGGGAGAGCCATGGAACGCTCAGTGTCCCACCGCCGATGCCGAACAGCGCCGACACCCCGCCGATGACGGCCCCTGCGGCCCCCATGCCGACCGGCGTCGGTGCGCTTTGGGTCGGCTTTGGCTTGAAGCCGATCACGACCCTTAGCGCGATCACGATCAGGAAGATGCCGAAGAGTTTGCCCAGCACGCCCCCGCTGAGCCTGCCGGCGATAAAGACCCCTGCGACGGCGCCGATGACGAGTCCCGGTAGCAGGAGGAAGAACCACTCGCGCTTGACGCTGCCGCGCTGGATGTGACCCCAGGCCGAGGACGCCCCGGTTACAGCGATTGTCGCCAGGGAAGTGCCGACGGCCAGGTGCATGGCCACATCCGCCGACACGTTCTGCTCGGCGAACGCAAGCATGAGCGCGGGAACGATCACCAGTCCGCCGCCAATCCCGAACACGCCCGCCATGGTGCCCGCGACGGCGCCCACCGCGAGGTAACTGAGGATGATCAGTCCAATGCTCACGATACGTCCTCAGAAGGTGGGCCGGCGGCGGTGCCAGTCGGTTATGGACTGGTAGAGCATGCCCACATCGACCAGCGTCTGCTCCCGTGCGGCAGGGGCAACGAGTTGCATGCCGACCGGCAAGATGCCAGTGCTGTCGAATCCCGTAGGCACGACCAGGGTGGGAAGGCCGAGGTTCGTGAAAGGCAGATTGAATACCGGCGAGCCCGTTGCGGAGAGTCCCGCTGGGGCGGCAGATGGGGCCGCCGGGGTCAAGAGGGCATCGACCTGCCCGAACACTTCAGCGAACACGGACCGGTATTGCGCACGGATACGCTGCGCCCGCAGATAGTCTGTCGCCTTCAGGCCCTGACCATCGGCGAGATAAGCCCGAACCTCGGGCGTGTAGCGGTCCGGTGTCCGCGCGTACCAGTCCGAGTGGAAAGCGGCCATTTCCGACTGCATCACCACCGCGTGTGCGGCTGCGGCGGCTTCGAACCCTTCGGGCAGTTGGACGGCCACCACGCGAACCCCGGCGTCTTCGAAGGCACGACGCGCGTCGTCGATACCGGTCTGCACGTCGCGGCTGGCACTTGCGAAGTAGGGATGATCCACGAAACCGATGGTGAAGTCCCGGCGTGCATGCAGCTCGAGCGGTTGGTATGGGAGTGCCCAGGTGAACTCGTCTTCCGGGTCGGGACCGGCGATGCCGTTGTAGAGCAGCACGGCGTCCTCGACCGA
This genomic window from Thauera humireducens contains:
- a CDS encoding sulfite exporter TauE/SafE family protein, whose translation is MSIGLIILSYLAVGAVAGTMAGVFGIGGGLVIVPALMLAFAEQNVSADVAMHLAVGTSLATIAVTGASSAWGHIQRGSVKREWFFLLLPGLVIGAVAGVFIAGRLSGGVLGKLFGIFLIVIALRVVIGFKPKPTQSAPTPVGMGAAGAVIGGVSALFGIGGGTLSVPWLSRCGAPLPLAVGTSSACGMPIALVGAVSFAIVGWGHPSLPEWSLGYIMWPAFICLALTSVPFARLGVILAHSLPPQLIRLSFGGVLLIVGLRFLL
- a CDS encoding amidase, with amino-acid sequence MMLRSHENLDSIAEAHRLLNDGAISPSELVEEHVRRIAEREPTIRAWAHLGLEAARDRAKALDARLGTMAAIPPLFGIPFGAKDIIHTRQLPTEAGSRVLAGFQPDKNATVIDRLEEQGAVMLGKTTTTEFAHMGGPPKTANPWNYAHTPGGSSSGSAASVAASMAMFALGSQTAGSLSRPAAYNGLTVLKGTFGRVSKAGVIPASWTLDHIGGFTHSVEDAVLLYNGIAGPDPEDEFTWALPYQPLELHARRDFTIGFVDHPYFASASRDVQTGIDDARRAFEDAGVRVVAVQLPEGFEAAAAAHAVVMQSEMAAFHSDWYARTPDRYTPEVRAYLADGQGLKATDYLRAQRIRAQYRSVFAEVFGQVDALLTPAAPSAAPAGLSATGSPVFNLPFTNLGLPTLVVPTGFDSTGILPVGMQLVAPAAREQTLVDVGMLYQSITDWHRRRPTF